tgacgtgacaccgaggccatttctcttatccactcttaaacatgggaaagagaaaggaacgcagcatacaagtgaggcagatgtgcgtcgaccttcacaggtcaggcagaggctacaagaagattgccactcaactgcagctgcccatatctactgtgagaggaataattaagaagttcaaaacaactggaacagtggtaaacaagcctggacgaggacccaagtttattttgccaccacgcacagtgaggaggatggtaagagaaatcaaaatatctccaaagctcactgttacagaattacaacaaatggtagcatcctggggtcacaaagtctccaaatcaaccatcaggcgctgtctacacgccaacaagctgtttgggaggcatgcacggagaaaacctttcctcacccacaatcataaacgtaaacgtctggagttcgcccagcggtattggggcttcaactgggaccgtgtgctttggtcagatgagaccaagattgagctttttggcaacaaccactctaagtgggtctggcgtgccacgaaagatgcgcatgctgaaaagcacctcatacccactgtgaagtatgggggtgggtcagtgatgctgtggggctgtttcgcttccaaaggccctgggaagcttgttagggtgcatggcatcatgaatgctttgaaataccaggacattttaaatcaaaatctgttgccctctgccaaaaagctgaagatgggtcgtcactgggtctttcagcaagacaatgaccctaaacatacggccaaatctacacagaaatggttaaccagacacaaaatcaagctcctcccatggccatctcagtccccagacctcaacgccattgagaacctgtggggtgagctgaagaggagagtacagaggagaggacccaggtctctggatgatttagagagattctgcaaagaggaatggctgaagatccctctttctgtcttttcccatcttgtgaaacattataggagaagattaggtgctgttttgttggcaaaagggggtcgtacaaaatattaacaacaggggtgctaataattgtgacacacattatttgatgtcaaataattatttctttatgtgggattttttctccactgaataaatgcacttgtattgaaggttggatttttctctttttttccattaaggtcccatattatttagagaaaaataataataattggaagctaaaaaacacatctcaaccaggggtgccaataataatggagggcactgtattttctCTCAATTGGCCttacaatggccgtctatgggcatgtccaaatatgttcttaaaaaacaccgtaaacatttgttttcaaaagaatGCATCTCACTAAGTGGTTAGGAGTGTCTACTGGCATTCCTTAACAAGTTTGAAAgccaaatatggcttctgtcttcattttgtgaattaaagaaaaaaaaaaacgtattaataaaatgctacataaaatacgacagaagccatgtttcgcACCAAAAATTGTTATGGAATATCAGTGAACGACCTGAATACTTGGTAAGTTGCACAGTCTTATAAACAAAAGTTTAGGGTGGTTTTGAAAACATATTTGGActtgcccatagacggccattctaaagccggttgtgacaaaatccaaattatccAAATAACCGAGACAGCAGCAAAGATGAAATAAACTGTGACGGGGGTTAAAAAATAGCAGACAACTCAGTAAACGGGCTCGATGTTGAAAATaatgcacttgtcctttaagagTAAACCAGATACAATATCGAGTTGTTCATGTCTAGTAAATTTGTAATATAGGAGGTAGGATATAGGATGTTGTGTCCCATGATGCCATCTTGATCATTTAGTTCTCCTTCCAGGTCAAAATCCCTAGACATTAGAGTGCTGATGGTTGTGACCAAGGCGATAAATTTACTTTTCCCATCacaagccaatttggctagtagattttATATCTTACTAGCCACCCGTGTACGTattaccagtcaaaatggctagtgagttttcttgtctaccagccaaattgtgtgtgttaatttcgagccctggttGTGACTGCCCCCTCAGGTTGCTGCTTCTGCTGGCCATTCTGCTCTGCTGTGGAGTAGGCATGCTCTTCCGCAGGCGCATACACACGTCTGACGTCCCTGATGAAACACCATTCAACGTGTCCTTCACCAGACATTCCATCTCTGCAACAGGTCAGTACCTGGTCaacagaggcacatcttgccaccaggcaaggcaggcagccgcttggggcccccaagcccctagatagtgaataacagtccacactttaccacagtagtggcgttTTTGGTTCAAATATTAATTTTCATTAATTTTCGCTTGGgaccccacctgaccctagaatcgcctctgctggtCAATGCATGCTAGTGGGTTCACAATTTGTAATGGGGCTTTTCACAGACAAAAGTTTTTAGTACATTATGTGCAAGCAAATATAATAGTTTTGATGAAAGATGAAAAATGCCATATTTTCTCATTCAAAGTATAGGCTGTACATATACAGtgtaacacactcatgcacagtaCACTCAACAGTTTGTGTGCACACTGTAGCTTCTGCTTTACTCTGTTCAGGACAAAATGTAGACTGCAATCACACATGAACAGCTGAGTATTTAAGGGTAATCAGATGTGTCCATATCACAACTATGTTGTATCCATTTTGTCCACGTAACAGCTATGCTACTGCATTTGAGTCTTTTTTGGATGCAGGCCATAAGATGCTACAGGGTTTTTAATGGATAAAATGTTATGCTCCAACCAGACAGTGAACCCTTATAGTGGgatcgtattaggctcagtcatttcaaattggtgttaaagtttggttttcacttccaagttaaAGTTtggggtctatagaacaatttgagttcgagtgtcaaacacacagataacaaaatggcctgcggggggcgctctaaaatatataaactgctataacttttgattatttaaaccaaatttaacatatgaggtatgtatggattcagcatgaagaggggaAACTGTTGAGCTAAGTAttcggttaccagattaaagacacactatgtaataaacacacttttagccaatggacagcaaaatccgggcttttttaagataaagggtggaaatgccctcaaagttgcaatgaaacataatttattgttacaagctattgcaaataaagcctgggttatcacttaacttgatttgttcaggatatccctgaagcacacagatactcaggatacctatacacaaatatggctgcataaagcctatgtcatacttagcacccaacttgcaactttgagtttatgaatttaggatcatgagtaacagctttttttttcaatcaagccatcattttattcacaaaaaactttatatctaaaagaaagtaaatcaataataataataataataataaggataatgatgatgatgatatactatgaggaacaacagttttttccggcattcaaaaacaaacagaagacatatggctaacatttatcccaatactccactctacaataactatgacagagaacagtcagtggtcagtcttggaAATTGCATGTgaacttgcacagacgtgtgcattttaactctgccttcatgcacttgcaccaagatcttgcaggtgtatttgtacaagtactagtacagttgcacttcacctctagttggaatacatctttggcaacggcatctttggtagtgtagtccaaatctgggaactgtccatttgttaccagattggcaggcatttctggcaaatgcagataataacattttttattcctgtcaactgtgctggtaacaaatggacagttcccagatgacagagatgtcttcatagcagcagatgattgtgtcttccatgtatgaaatagtcctatagtattattcagtatgcttgccaaaggcctctgcttgcccccagcaagcatactaattgttgtccgacagtttattatttagtatgcttgcgggaaagcatactaattgttcatcgacaGTTCATTATTATTCTacgtttttccattcacctccattcattagtatggtggctttgaatcgttgcagcgttagagatagagacacggtttgagtgccaaaacgaacagctcgaaaagggctcaaggtggtgtatttttcgctggcctaccccctttcattcgttcaccagattcgttttcctcagttttctctctgttttccccctcattgaaatgaatggtagaatggtcaagatgatgatgatcccaaactgtggcagttagactgagaggtgacctgtcctggggtttttaatagaataaaataaaccacttcacctttcgactaggtaaaggcattgtcagagaggtcttggctctgaatacaaactgtgttaagatcattagccaactcttaaaaatgtttgagagagagcagttttaaaatccctatgatgtgaccccattcacttagaaaaaatgtgtgaacagctcagcgcataggcctgaatatgtccactttttgactgaaccatttggcctagaaaagtgatctcagctttgacatgaagaatagggttatgccatttgtgtgtcaatatcatttgacaacttgtaaaacttttggagataaggctgcacatattactcagctattgactgccaaactgtcacctttagaatcctcattcatacacacacacacacacatgcagccttgtagaacctggacaaccgtggcctaattatgctgctgtggccactctatacagtaagtggcagtggcctactgggtatcaggtgttggtctgtcagagggttgcaggtttgaatcccacccttacctctccctacccacccattgctgaaaggcacctgaagcatctccatacatgcacacaccagcacacaaacacacacacgcacacacatacactcactcacacacacacacacacacacacacacacacacacacacacacacacacacacacacacacacacacacacacacacacacacacacacagagctctatctctttccctcgtgtttctgtgtgtgtatacgacagctctgtatgtgtgtgtgtgtgtgtgtgtgtgtgtgcagaagccgcaagcatactaatagcattgtctctccggaaatgcagtcttaataataataataataataataatactattgatttattttcttccagatatattttttttgtgattttatgtgttaatagagtatggcttgattgaaaaaagctggtactcatgatcctaaattcataaactcaaagttgcaagctgggtcgtaaatatcacataggctttatgcagccatatttgcgtataggtatactaggtatctttgtgcttcagggatattctgaacaaatcaagttgaatgatatcccaggctttatttacaatagcttgtaacaataaattatctttcattgcaactttgggggcatttccaccctttatataaaaaaacccctgaattttgctgttcatgggctaaaagtgtgtttataacatagtgtgtctttaatctggtgaccaaatacttagctcaccagtttctcctcttactgctgaatccatacatacctcatatgttacatttggttaaactaatcaaaacttatagcagtttatacattttagagcgcccccagcaggccattttgttatctgtgtgtttgacactcgaactcaaattgttctatagaccctaaacttcaacttggaagtgaaaatcaaactttaacaccaatttgaaatgactgagaaaaattgcacatgcctacgaccccactattagGACCCTTTTAAGAATTAGCACATTAActtgtacatacagtaggtagAGTACGATGTAAGCCGTTCCTCTCCTATTGATGTGAGTCAATCCAGGCAGCCTCTCTCATATCTGGTGGTCTTTTTTATTCCTATCTTAAACTATTCTCTTCAACATTCATCTTTCCTGTGTGATTTTAACCAATTCACCTCCTAGAGACCGTTTGGAGACATACTCTATTCTGTTCAAGTCTGCCTTGACTTCTACTACGTATACAGTACATGAATATAATGTCATTATGGTTTAACTCTTCAAAGGGTTTAGGTTTCCAATGTTCTAGTAGTTATTTTCCTTAGACTATAACATAGCTTGCAcactttaaaacattttaaaacaggtgctgcatttgatggagtatgccCACTCTATACTGACTGAGTTCATTGATACAGTCCATAGTGATTGTATAtgttgtttctctgtgtctgtctctgtaactctctctctctctcttgctctctctctaactgtctttctctgcccctccccccctccctcctcctctccctctccctctctccctctccctctctctgtgtccaggTTTGCAGGACCTTGATCTTCAAGGCTACAGTGGACCACAGGCTGGCATGGTGTTCACTCCCCCTTACCCAGGGCCACACGCCCTccacatgcccatgcccatgccctaCACCCCGCCCCCCGCCTACAGCAGCCAGCCCCCCCCACCCTACGAGCAGGCCGTGATGAACTCACAGAAGAAATAGCCCTGGAGGCTGCTTTCACTGGCGAGAAGTGGTGTAAAAGTCAACTAAGGCTGAATACATGGGTTccacattttgtttataacctgcctgcgcgaacctagctgcgcacaactcaacctctgattgttggaaaccgctgtcggtcaaaacattagctcacgtggttggctgccagtgtcttgcccctcctcataacatcgtgctgataaacactgagaacccatgtatagaagggggagggttttgttttgatttgtggaGGAGACCCTGAGACCCAAGAATTCTACTAAAATTCTACACATCCCCGAACACACTGATGTTTTTCAAATAACTCGACGTCAACTCAACTTTCAGACTTCAGTTTAACCTGATTGAATGCAACACGTATTTTGTAAGACGTCTTTTTAGAACAGTATTTGTAGCACTGATTGTTAAGATAACTATCTATATTTCTGACAGTGTTAACTATTTTTGTACACTCGAACTCTATTAAATGTCCTTTCTGTGTCTTTTAACATGAATAACTTGAATGCACTGATGATGTTTTTTCTCATCTTCAAGAAAATATCAACAAATTAATCAGATGAATGGTCAATCTCCCTAAAACGTTAAGTTATGCTGCACCTCTGTTAGAATGATCTGAACTGCCAACAGGATCACTGCTAAGGATGGGTATGTCGGTATACTTCAGCAGCCCCTGAGCATTACTTGTATAATAGACATCTACAATATGGTTGGGGTGGAGGTCCAAAATGATTTATTTTGTTGGGTGGTCTAGCTCACAATCTCTAGTGTTGCCGCTGGCTGCCACACAAGGACACTGGAGTCCAGCCATCAGACAACTAGAAGGAGTGGAGGAGCACAGACCTCAGCCAAGGCCAAATGCATCATGCATCACGGCACATTGGTGAAATGCAAACATAATTTGGGAAGCCACCCAGTGTGTTTCGTCCTATGATTCAATGGAAGTGTCCTTCACCCAGTTGTGCAAAAGACCTTTCCTGCACCAAActttgtgtgttgttttccccccTAATTCCTGGTCACATGAGCACACAGCTGCAAAAGACATTTTTTTCCTTGACCAGGCAATTGCCcagacaccccccgccccccacacagTCAGCCCAGCGATGGTACATGCCGGCATATGTCTATATTTAGC
This genomic interval from Engraulis encrasicolus isolate BLACKSEA-1 chromosome 16, IST_EnEncr_1.0, whole genome shotgun sequence contains the following:
- the LOC134466426 gene encoding WW domain binding protein VOPP1-like gives rise to the protein MLFRRRIHTSDVPDETPFNVSFTRHSISATGLQDLDLQGYSGPQAGMVFTPPYPGPHALHMPMPMPYTPPPAYSSQPPPPYEQAVMNSQKK